The genomic window AGAGAAGTACTGTCAAAGGCAAAAAAAGTCGGTGTTATTGACAGGGCTATTTCGTTTGGCCATGAAGGCCCATTCTTTACTGAAGTTAAAGCCGCACTTTATAAAACAGGAGCGGCTGTTCCTGTTTACGGTTTTGTAACAGGGCTTGGCGGGCGCGATGTATCTATTGCAGATATAGAAAAAATTCATAGCCATATGAAGAATAATGAGCCTGAGAACCTTATTTGGATAGGAGTAAAGAAATGAATATTGAAAAAAAGGTAAAACTCACTATACCAGAGCATGAGGTTATGTCACCTGGCCATCTTGCATGTCAGGGCTGCGGTGCTGCTCTTGGAATGCGTTATGCGCTGAAGGCTCTGGGAGAAAAAACAATAGTATCAATCCCTGCCTGTTGTTGGGCTGTAATTGACGGGCCTTTTCCATATTCGGCAGCGGGAATACCCGTATTCCATTGTGCATTTGAAACAGCTGCATCAACTGCTTCGGGAATAACACATGCTTTAAGCCAGCTTGGTAAGGATGATGTTACAACTCTTGCATGGGCAGGTGACGGCGGTACATTTGATATCGGACTCCAAGCTCTTTCAGGAGCTGCTGAAAGAGGCGATAATCTTATCTATATTGTTTATGATAACGAAGCTTACATGAATACAGGCATTCAGCGATCTTCTGCAACCCCTCATGGTGCATGGACAACTACTACACCTGTGAAACATTATAAAACGGGCCCGAAGAAGAATATTGTAGAAATTATGGTTGCACATCATATACCGTATGTTGCGACAGCAAATATAGCCTATCCCGAAGATTTTATTAAAAAGCTCAAAAAAGCAAAAGAGATAAAAGGAGCAAAGTTTATCCATTTGTATGCTCCATGTCCGACAGGTTGGAAGCATCCTCCGGGAATTACAGTGAAGGTTGCACGTCTTGCTACTGAAACAAATGTATTCCCGCTTTATGAGGTAACTGACGGTGTATACAAAATTAACAAGTATATAAAAAATGTTAAACCTGTTGAAGAATATCTTAAGCTGCAGGGCCGTTTCAGGCATCTTCATGCAGACGAGATTGATTTCATTCAAAAAGAAGTAAATAATAATTGGGCTAGGATTGAAAAGATGGAAAAAGCTTTTGGCGAGAATGCAGATTAAGCTCCTTGTATGTAAGTAAAACATGAGGTAAGTATGAAAGAGATACTATCAGGAAATGAAGCTATTGCGAGAGGATGTTACGAATATGGCGTTCATGTTGCTACTGCGTACCCTGGTACTCCCAGTACAGAGATACTTGAAAATATTGCCAAATATTCTGAAATCTATAAGGAGTGGTGCCCTAATGAAAAAGTAGCTCTTGAGGTTGCAATAGGAGCAACTTTTGAAGGAGCACGAACTCTCGTTGCAATGAAACATGTAGGGCTGAATGTTGCCGCAGACCCGTTTATGTCTGTAAGCTTAATAGGATCACCGGGCGGCCTGATTATTGTCAGTGCTGATGATCCGGGCATGCACTCTTCACAAAATGAGCAGGATAACAGATTATATGCACGCTTTGCAGGATATCCCTGCCTTGAGCCATCTGACAGCCAGGAAGCAAAAGATTTTGTCGGGGAAGCTTTAAAGTTAAGCATTGATTATGATGTTCCTGTACTCCTTCGGATTACAACCCGTGTCTGCCATGCAAAAGGTGTTGTGGCTACAAAAGATCGTAAAGAGTATCCTGTGGCAGGATTTAAAAGAAACCCTCAGAAATTTGTTATTTTGCCTTCTATTGCAAGAGATCTTCACGTAAAAGCTGTTGACCGGCTGGAAAGATTGAAACAGGCTTCGGAAAATAGTTCAATTAACAGGCTTGAGCAGGGGACAATGGATGTGGGAGTTATTACGAATGGTGTTTCCTATCAGTATGTTAAGGAGGTATTACCAGATGCCTGGGTCCTGAAACTCGGCATGAGCTATCCGCTTCCAATGAAAAAGATTGAACTTATTGCATCTAAAGTTAAAAAGCTTTTTGTTGTTGAAGAGCTTGAACCTGTAATTGAAGAACAGATTAAAGCTGCCGGAATAAAGTGTGAAGGGAAAAAATACTGGTCAAATCTTGGTGAATTTTCTCCTGAGAGAGTTGCACAAGGCTTTGCAGAAGCCGGTGTGATTGACGTAGAAAAAAGGATTGAAACAAATGATAAAGAGGATGTAGTTCCCCGCCCTCCGATTTTTTGTCCGGGATGCCCTCATAGAGGGCTCTTCTATTCTTTGAAGAAAGTTA from bacterium includes these protein-coding regions:
- a CDS encoding 3-methyl-2-oxobutanoate dehydrogenase subunit beta, which gives rise to MNIEKKVKLTIPEHEVMSPGHLACQGCGAALGMRYALKALGEKTIVSIPACCWAVIDGPFPYSAAGIPVFHCAFETAASTASGITHALSQLGKDDVTTLAWAGDGGTFDIGLQALSGAAERGDNLIYIVYDNEAYMNTGIQRSSATPHGAWTTTTPVKHYKTGPKKNIVEIMVAHHIPYVATANIAYPEDFIKKLKKAKEIKGAKFIHLYAPCPTGWKHPPGITVKVARLATETNVFPLYEVTDGVYKINKYIKNVKPVEEYLKLQGRFRHLHADEIDFIQKEVNNNWARIEKMEKAFGENAD
- the iorA gene encoding indolepyruvate ferredoxin oxidoreductase subunit alpha, whose amino-acid sequence is MKEILSGNEAIARGCYEYGVHVATAYPGTPSTEILENIAKYSEIYKEWCPNEKVALEVAIGATFEGARTLVAMKHVGLNVAADPFMSVSLIGSPGGLIIVSADDPGMHSSQNEQDNRLYARFAGYPCLEPSDSQEAKDFVGEALKLSIDYDVPVLLRITTRVCHAKGVVATKDRKEYPVAGFKRNPQKFVILPSIARDLHVKAVDRLERLKQASENSSINRLEQGTMDVGVITNGVSYQYVKEVLPDAWVLKLGMSYPLPMKKIELIASKVKKLFVVEELEPVIEEQIKAAGIKCEGKKYWSNLGEFSPERVAQGFAEAGVIDVEKRIETNDKEDVVPRPPIFCPGCPHRGLFYSLKKVKALVTTDIGCYTLGALPPIEAGDTCVEMGASIGVGVGIAKARKDGRGIVATIGDSTFFHSGMTGLLNAVNDNSGITVVIADNSITAMTGGQFHPGTGETLDGDIGAKVDKVKICEALGVKHIRKVDPYDLTATREALKEEMERDELSVIITTRPCALFPPEMRKLVKQTPFTVDLDKCIGCKTCFQVSCPAIGLSDEKTDKGLNKSHIDASLCTGCSVCAQVCPVNAIVPMK